One genomic segment of Cottoperca gobio chromosome 21, fCotGob3.1, whole genome shotgun sequence includes these proteins:
- the LOC115026085 gene encoding LIM domain only protein 7-like, giving the protein MSLCSSLRDWRAVLLLNISFDTLVWLSLLSSSSINTGEMQPPEQGSVRVDHRRPVSTDSLFREIYGDSEDEDEEEGYADPIQDDLYSRKMGVKPQPVAKVSYDKFLPKFWTPEEDVHIQKIKLGSQRRPWYKKIQGFSHKKSGSSSDDSDCDVSPWLSSAPSPSGPFHSHSHTHEASAHTTLVVAKSPHIQAHTVPHLPKIQPPLLETPPLVFAPVDPASGPRLVKCERWPLLGRQDPREPPDRFDYESIFPDLANDDMFTRRTLAFQSNTDLAMMKTQLSVNRRRYTSEPQLNIVTQRHSCVSTDENDFPDIEQDDMVYRKEKSQQAQQRRPLSGAPDNYAPMPIPEPWDLPPDLKARLLCPPCPLTQEAAANKQNQAENETRPKTDDMLVRKLGGCSDQSQSSQMTPSVPSSCSKGDLQRWQAIREASQLRHRKRLMVERLAALRS; this is encoded by the exons ATGTCATTATGCTCCTCTTTGCGTGACTGGcgtgctgtgctgctgctgaacatTTCTTTTGACACGTTGGTTTGGCTGTCTCTcttgagcagcagcagtatcAACACTGGGGAAATGCAGCCCCCTGAGCAGGGCTCCGTGAGGGTGGACCACCGCCGGCCCGTGTCCACTGACAGCCTGTTCAGGGAGATATACGGTGACTCTGAggatgaggacgaggaggagggcTACGCTGACCCCATCCAAGATGATCTCTACTCCCGCAAGATGGGCGTCAAACCACAGCCTGTTGCCAAAGTATCTTATGACAAGTTCCTACCAAAGTTCTGGACGCCCGAAGAAGACGTTCACATACAGAAGATCAAACTGGGCTCTCAGAGGAGACCCTGGTACAAGAAGATACAAGGCTTCAG CCATAAGAAGTCGGGCTCTTCGTCAGATGATTCAGACTGTGACGTCAGTCCTTGGCTCTCCTCTGCCCCCTCTCCCTCCGGCCCCTTTCACTCTCATTCCCACACACACGAGGCCTCGGCTCACACCACCCTTGTTGTGGCGAAAAG TCCTCATATTCAAGCACACACTGTCCCTCATCTCCCCAAGATACAGCCCCCTCTGTTAGAGACCCCCCCTCTGGTGTTTGCCCCAGTGGACCCCGCCTCGGGTCCCAGACTGGTCAAATGTGAGAGGTGGCCACTCCTGGGGCGCCAAGACCCCCGGGAGCCCCCGGACCGTTTTGATTACGAGAGCATTTTCCCTGACTTGGCGAACGATGACATGTTTACCAGGCGAACCCTTGCCTTCCAGTCTAACACAGACTTGGCTATGATGAAGACTCAGCTGTCCGTCAACCGTCGTCGCTACACGTCTGAGCCGCAACTCAACATCGTCACCCAGCGCCACAGCTGTGTCAGCACCGACGAGAACGATTTCCCGGACATCGAGCAGGATGATATGGTTTATCGTAAGGAGAAAAGCCAGCAGGCTCAGCAGCGGCGGCCTCTCTCAGGAGCCCCTGACAACTATGCCCCTATGCCCATCCCAGAGCCGTGGGATCTGCCTCCTGATCTCAAGGCCAGACTCCTGTGCCCCCCGTGTCCTCTGACCCAGGAGGCAGCGGCAAACAAACAGAACCAGGCCGAGAATGAGACTCGTCCTAAAACAGATGACATGCTTGTCCGGAAACTTGGAGGTTGTTCTGATCAGAGCCAGAGCTCGCAGATGACGCCTTCAGTGCCTTCTTCCTGTAGCAAAGGTGACCTGCAGAGATGGCAGGCTATCAGGGAAGCCAGTCAGCTCAGACATAGGAAGAGGCTCATGGTGGAGAGGCTGGCTGCTCTGAGGTCATAA